A stretch of Paenibacillus mucilaginosus 3016 DNA encodes these proteins:
- a CDS encoding sigma factor G inhibitor Gin: protein MGDSLQHQPYTQSCIICGQDKEEGIMIISEFICEDCESEMVRTDVSDAKYPFFIHQMKQILYKKNA, encoded by the coding sequence ATGGGCGATTCACTGCAGCATCAACCCTACACACAGTCCTGTATCATCTGTGGGCAAGACAAAGAGGAAGGCATCATGATTATCTCGGAGTTCATTTGCGAAGATTGTGAAAGTGAAATGGTCAGAACTGACGTGAGTGATGCCAAATATCCTTTCTTCATTCATCAGATGAAGCAAATTTTATATAAAAAGAATGCGTAA
- a CDS encoding pro-sigmaK processing inhibitor BofA family protein — translation MKTVILWSVLIGSGVILGGVLLRNRFAFQWLGRICLHLAFASILLYILNLFSGYTHIELPLNAVTVGTVSVLGLPGLAALAALKLWVV, via the coding sequence ATGAAAACGGTGATCTTATGGAGCGTATTGATTGGATCGGGCGTGATCTTAGGGGGCGTTCTGCTGAGGAACCGTTTTGCATTTCAATGGCTCGGCAGGATTTGTTTGCATCTTGCCTTCGCTTCGATCCTGTTATATATTCTTAACCTGTTCAGCGGCTACACTCATATTGAGCTTCCGCTCAATGCGGTAACGGTAGGGACCGTTAGCGTTCTGGGACTTCCCGGGCTGGCTGCTCTGGCGGCCTTGAAACTGTGGGTAGTGTGA
- a CDS encoding DUF2508 family protein yields MKRLWHGAKKWGQWWNRKERERQEAIELDRLLLVQEIQKAHKEWVTAQLRFEYVMEKEQIDYAVFALEAAEKRFEMLLKQAKGMQITQAEVCAGRSMEGSS; encoded by the coding sequence ATGAAAAGGCTGTGGCATGGAGCGAAGAAGTGGGGCCAATGGTGGAACCGTAAAGAGAGGGAGAGGCAGGAGGCGATTGAACTCGACAGGCTGCTGCTGGTCCAAGAAATACAAAAGGCCCACAAAGAGTGGGTTACCGCTCAGCTCAGGTTTGAGTACGTGATGGAGAAGGAGCAGATCGATTACGCTGTTTTTGCCCTTGAGGCCGCGGAGAAGCGTTTTGAAATGCTGCTCAAGCAGGCCAAAGGAATGCAGATCACTCAGGCGGAAGTCTGTGCCGGCAGATCGATGGAGGGATCTTCATGA
- the recR gene encoding recombination mediator RecR, giving the protein MYYPEPLARLIDSFSRLPGIGPKTAGRLAFHVLRMKEEDVIDFAKALVNVKRNLHYCSVCCNITDTDPCRICQDKTRDGSVICVIQEPKDLVAMERTKEFNGYYHVLHGAISPMEGIGPDELRIPDLLRRLSDEKVQELILATNPNIEGEATAMYLSRLVRPFGLKVTRIAHGLPVGGDLEYADEVTLTKALEGRREL; this is encoded by the coding sequence TTGTATTATCCCGAACCGTTAGCCCGATTGATTGATTCGTTCTCGCGCCTGCCCGGTATCGGGCCCAAAACGGCAGGGCGACTTGCATTTCATGTGCTCCGCATGAAGGAAGAGGATGTTATTGATTTTGCCAAAGCCCTGGTGAATGTGAAGCGGAATCTCCATTACTGCTCGGTATGCTGCAATATTACCGATACCGATCCTTGCCGGATCTGTCAGGATAAGACCCGTGACGGTTCGGTCATCTGTGTGATTCAGGAGCCCAAGGATCTCGTGGCGATGGAACGCACCAAGGAGTTTAATGGATATTACCACGTGCTCCACGGAGCGATCTCCCCTATGGAGGGGATTGGTCCCGATGAACTGCGGATTCCCGATCTGCTCCGCCGTCTGAGTGATGAGAAGGTGCAGGAGCTGATTCTGGCGACGAACCCGAACATCGAAGGGGAGGCTACAGCCATGTATTTGTCCAGGCTGGTCCGCCCGTTTGGTCTGAAGGTCACACGGATTGCGCATGGTCTGCCGGTCGGCGGCGATCTGGAGTATGCGGACGAAGTGACGCTGACCAAAGCCTTGGAAGGAAGAAGAGAGCTGTAA
- a CDS encoding YbaB/EbfC family nucleoid-associated protein codes for MNNMNQMMKQVKKMQEQMLKAQEDLANRTFEGTAGGGVVTVTVNGHKKLTAVTIKPEAVDPDDVEMLQDLVLTAVNDAMTKAEETAGKEMSKLTGGMNIPGLF; via the coding sequence ATGAACAACATGAACCAAATGATGAAGCAAGTAAAGAAGATGCAGGAGCAAATGCTGAAGGCCCAGGAAGACTTGGCCAACCGCACGTTTGAAGGCACAGCCGGCGGCGGTGTGGTTACCGTTACAGTGAACGGACACAAGAAGCTCACCGCCGTAACGATTAAGCCGGAAGCGGTGGATCCGGATGACGTCGAAATGCTGCAGGATCTGGTTCTGACGGCAGTTAACGACGCAATGACGAAAGCCGAAGAAACAGCCGGTAAGGAAATGTCCAAACTGACCGGCGGGATGAACATTCCTGGATTGTTCTAA
- the dnaX gene encoding DNA polymerase III subunit gamma/tau codes for MAHIALYRTWRPQSFRDMVGQKHIVQTLQNALREGRFSHAYLFSGPRGTGKTSAAKILAKAVNCLNGPAVEPCNECEACIRITEGAVMDVVEIDAASNRGVEEIRDIRDKVKYAPTEVRQKVYIIDEVHMLTTEAFNALLKTLEEPPAHVMFILATTEPHKLPATIISRCQRFDFRRVALEEQVERLREVCTEEGIESEEDALAFIARLSDGGMRDALSLLDQIIAFSGQRVTYDDVLSITGGMASDQFEKLVSAVQNRDVGAALKLIESFMQEGKSADKCMESLIYYFRDLLMVKMVPNSQAVTERILDIRQFKEVADRFSSEALISMIDTLNYYQTEMKYSVQPQTLLEVALMKLCSQAAGTPAAGSASAPAAAGRPDAQVSQLMNRIQKLEEQLNQLLKQGVVPAAGGGGTGGGGGSSMRQSAAPVVTKRIEKLDAYLAGREDPAFRTALQQWSQVLARVKELKITVHAWLVDGEPVSLHEENLLVAFKSSMHRETTEKPANKQLIEQALSEVYGEPRRLVTVMMKDWKASADQAKPAEAGEEMKLVQEEEPGAGGTKEEWITEAISMFGEDLVKIKED; via the coding sequence ATGGCACATATTGCTTTATACCGCACATGGAGGCCGCAGTCCTTTCGGGATATGGTCGGCCAGAAGCATATTGTCCAGACGCTGCAGAACGCGCTTCGGGAGGGACGCTTCAGCCATGCCTATCTGTTCAGCGGACCCCGGGGAACGGGGAAGACGAGCGCGGCCAAAATTTTGGCCAAAGCGGTCAACTGTCTGAACGGACCGGCGGTGGAGCCCTGCAACGAGTGCGAGGCTTGCATCCGGATTACCGAGGGCGCGGTGATGGACGTAGTCGAGATCGACGCGGCATCCAACCGCGGCGTGGAAGAGATCCGCGACATCCGCGACAAGGTCAAATATGCACCGACCGAAGTACGCCAGAAGGTGTATATTATCGACGAAGTGCACATGCTGACGACAGAGGCGTTCAATGCGCTGCTGAAGACGCTGGAGGAGCCTCCGGCTCATGTCATGTTCATATTGGCGACAACCGAACCCCACAAGCTGCCGGCCACCATTATTTCCAGGTGCCAGCGGTTCGATTTCCGGAGGGTTGCGCTGGAGGAACAGGTCGAGCGTCTGCGTGAAGTGTGCACGGAAGAGGGCATCGAAAGTGAAGAGGATGCACTCGCTTTTATTGCGCGTCTGTCGGACGGAGGGATGCGAGACGCGCTGAGCCTCCTGGACCAGATCATTGCGTTCTCCGGTCAGCGGGTTACCTATGATGACGTGCTGTCCATCACGGGAGGCATGGCTTCCGACCAGTTTGAGAAGCTGGTCTCGGCCGTGCAGAACCGGGATGTGGGTGCGGCGCTCAAGCTGATCGAGTCCTTCATGCAGGAAGGCAAGAGTGCCGACAAGTGCATGGAGAGTCTGATCTATTACTTCCGGGACCTGCTGATGGTCAAGATGGTGCCGAATTCCCAGGCTGTGACCGAACGCATCCTCGATATCCGGCAGTTCAAGGAAGTGGCGGACCGGTTCAGCAGCGAAGCACTGATCTCCATGATCGATACGCTGAACTATTATCAAACCGAGATGAAGTACTCGGTTCAGCCGCAGACGCTGCTGGAAGTGGCGCTGATGAAGCTCTGCAGCCAGGCCGCCGGGACTCCCGCGGCAGGCTCCGCTTCCGCACCTGCGGCAGCCGGACGGCCGGATGCCCAAGTAAGCCAGCTGATGAACCGCATTCAGAAGCTTGAAGAGCAGCTGAACCAGCTGCTGAAGCAGGGTGTGGTGCCGGCGGCCGGCGGAGGTGGCACAGGCGGCGGGGGCGGCAGCAGCATGAGGCAGTCGGCTGCTCCTGTCGTAACCAAGCGGATCGAGAAGCTGGATGCATATCTGGCCGGCCGCGAAGATCCCGCTTTCCGTACCGCGCTGCAGCAGTGGAGTCAGGTGCTTGCCCGGGTGAAGGAGCTCAAGATCACCGTTCACGCCTGGTTGGTCGACGGCGAGCCCGTCTCGCTGCATGAGGAGAATCTGCTCGTTGCTTTCAAGAGCTCCATGCACCGCGAAACGACCGAGAAGCCGGCCAACAAGCAGTTGATCGAGCAGGCGCTGTCTGAAGTCTATGGGGAGCCCCGCCGTTTGGTAACGGTCATGATGAAGGATTGGAAGGCATCGGCGGATCAGGCCAAGCCGGCGGAAGCGGGCGAAGAGATGAAGCTGGTGCAGGAAGAAGAGCCGGGAGCCGGCGGGACGAAGGAAGAATGGATTACCGAGGCGATATCCATGTTCGGAGAAGATCTCGTGAAGATTAAAGAAGATTAA
- a CDS encoding ATP-binding protein yields MRHELSLLQRFADTFLKDVNLGVLLINPSFEIMDISDMACRVLGVMRDSVVGQPMDRIFTDLPAEHQLVDRRILDGIVVRNHAMSWTNNRERYELLVDSNVLRDDMDRVVGAYIIFKDVTNLRSLEEQVQRSDRLAMIGQIAAGTAHEIRNPLTSIKGFLQVLRRTFQDQGMNRESGYTDVMLKEIDRINQLVNEFLLLSKPKNVTFEEVEVPKVLREILPIINNEAILHRVVVQYEAMYGLPKVVADRELLKQVFLNICKNGIEAMGEGGYLTITEKVDREERKVLIEIHDTGPGIPSFVIDRIFDPFFTTKSEGTGLGLSVCQRIIHDIGGHIRVSSKGFGTTFTVSIPFP; encoded by the coding sequence TTGCGGCATGAACTCAGCTTGCTCCAACGATTTGCGGATACATTCCTGAAGGATGTCAATTTGGGTGTTTTGCTTATCAATCCTTCGTTTGAAATCATGGATATCAGCGACATGGCCTGCCGTGTATTGGGTGTGATGCGGGATAGCGTGGTCGGTCAGCCGATGGACCGGATTTTTACCGATCTTCCCGCGGAACATCAGCTTGTGGACCGCAGGATTCTCGACGGGATCGTGGTCCGCAACCACGCGATGTCCTGGACTAACAACCGGGAGCGCTATGAACTGCTGGTGGACTCCAATGTCCTGCGGGACGACATGGACCGTGTGGTAGGAGCTTATATTATTTTCAAGGATGTCACGAATCTCCGCTCTCTGGAGGAGCAGGTGCAGCGCAGTGACCGGCTGGCCATGATCGGACAGATTGCCGCGGGTACGGCACATGAGATCCGGAATCCGCTTACCTCCATCAAAGGCTTTCTCCAAGTGCTGCGACGAACCTTCCAGGACCAGGGGATGAACCGGGAAAGCGGCTATACCGACGTCATGCTGAAGGAGATCGACCGGATCAATCAGCTGGTGAACGAGTTTCTGCTGCTCAGCAAACCGAAGAACGTTACCTTCGAAGAGGTCGAAGTGCCGAAGGTGCTTCGGGAGATTCTCCCGATTATCAATAACGAGGCGATCCTGCACCGGGTCGTTGTTCAATACGAAGCAATGTATGGGCTTCCAAAAGTCGTGGCGGACCGGGAGCTCCTCAAGCAGGTCTTTTTGAATATATGCAAAAATGGAATCGAGGCGATGGGGGAAGGGGGATATTTGACGATAACGGAGAAAGTCGACCGGGAAGAGCGCAAAGTGCTGATCGAGATTCACGATACGGGTCCTGGAATTCCGTCCTTTGTGATCGATCGAATATTTGATCCATTCTTCACTACGAAGTCGGAAGGCACCGGCTTGGGCCTGTCGGTATGTCAGCGGATCATCCATGACATCGGCGGGCACATTCGTGTGTCATCGAAGGGCTTTGGCACCACGTTTACGGTGAGCATTCCGTTTCCCTAA
- the rpmE gene encoding 50S ribosomal protein L31, with protein MKQGIHPNYHQTTVTCACGNVFETGSLKQNLRVEICSNCHPFFTGKQKFLDAGGRVDKFKKKYGI; from the coding sequence ATGAAACAAGGAATCCATCCGAACTACCACCAGACGACAGTTACTTGCGCTTGCGGTAACGTGTTTGAGACAGGCTCCCTGAAGCAAAATCTGCGTGTTGAGATTTGCTCCAACTGCCACCCGTTCTTCACTGGGAAGCAGAAATTCCTGGATGCTGGCGGTCGCGTCGATAAATTCAAAAAGAAATACGGCATCTAA
- a CDS encoding radical SAM protein, which translates to MNLVYADLNGNVYDHPDYTAVGRSGEEIMELFEEELIPLPEGATLVSLPDTRPIGIDSATGEMKVLPGEYTAVGALLPQSFTRLMLPGYAKADKTKVLPLFGYTAVVWKDGGFYVAAEACDDPERWNPKNCDPDELEVQVKRILGEYSENRLYQHLSNCALGYECLTASNTFLGRWEGAVPVSFSCNAGCFGCISEQPDDSGFPAPQTRMNFKPTVDEVVQVMLEHLKTPQSIISFGQGCEGEPSTQAKTIIEAMREVRSRTDMGYININTNAGLTDHIRGIVDAGLDLMRVSTISALDDHYNAYYKPRGYTLKNVEKSLRYAADKGVVTSINYLIFPGVTDREEEMEAMIEFVRRTDLKLIQLRNLNIDPESYLSLIPPARGERYGMKQMLQIFREELPGVVLGSYTHIPDELAKIRKKDLQQGSQA; encoded by the coding sequence ATGAACTTGGTTTATGCCGACTTGAACGGTAATGTGTACGACCATCCCGATTATACGGCGGTAGGCCGAAGCGGGGAAGAGATCATGGAGCTGTTCGAAGAGGAGCTTATTCCTCTGCCGGAAGGCGCTACGCTGGTGTCGCTGCCGGATACGCGGCCCATTGGTATCGATTCCGCTACGGGCGAGATGAAGGTGCTTCCGGGGGAGTATACGGCCGTTGGAGCTCTGCTGCCCCAGAGTTTTACCCGTCTGATGCTGCCGGGCTACGCCAAAGCGGACAAGACCAAAGTGCTGCCGCTCTTCGGTTACACTGCTGTAGTCTGGAAGGACGGCGGATTCTATGTGGCTGCGGAAGCCTGTGACGATCCCGAGCGCTGGAACCCGAAGAACTGCGACCCGGACGAGCTGGAAGTGCAGGTGAAGCGGATCCTCGGAGAATACAGCGAGAACCGGCTGTACCAGCATCTGTCCAACTGCGCCCTCGGGTATGAATGCCTGACGGCCTCCAATACGTTCCTCGGCCGGTGGGAAGGGGCCGTACCGGTCTCGTTCTCCTGTAATGCGGGCTGTTTCGGATGCATCTCGGAACAGCCCGACGACAGCGGGTTCCCCGCTCCCCAGACCCGGATGAACTTCAAGCCGACGGTGGATGAAGTCGTTCAGGTCATGCTCGAGCATCTGAAGACCCCGCAGAGCATCATCTCCTTCGGGCAGGGATGCGAAGGGGAGCCTTCAACCCAGGCGAAGACTATCATTGAAGCGATGCGTGAAGTTCGCAGCCGGACGGATATGGGCTACATCAATATCAACACGAACGCCGGGTTGACGGATCATATCCGCGGTATCGTCGACGCAGGATTGGACCTGATGAGAGTCAGCACGATCAGTGCGCTGGACGATCATTACAATGCCTATTACAAGCCAAGAGGCTATACGCTGAAGAATGTGGAGAAATCCCTGCGGTATGCGGCGGACAAGGGCGTGGTGACTTCGATCAACTATCTGATCTTCCCGGGTGTAACCGACCGCGAAGAAGAGATGGAAGCCATGATCGAATTCGTCCGCCGGACCGACTTGAAGCTGATCCAGCTGCGCAATCTTAACATCGACCCGGAGAGCTACCTGTCTCTGATTCCCCCGGCCCGCGGCGAACGGTACGGGATGAAGCAAATGCTTCAAATCTTCCGGGAAGAGCTCCCTGGCGTGGTGCTCGGCTCCTATACGCATATTCCGGACGAGCTGGCGAAGATTCGCAAGAAGGACTTGCAGCAGGGATCCCAGGCGTGA
- the rho gene encoding transcription termination factor Rho codes for MDMHLAQLEALKLTELYKLAKKHQIPYYGQLKKKELIFAILRAQAEQSGLMFMQGVLDILQEGFGFLRPINYLPSAEDIYISASQIRRFDLRSGDIVSGKCRPPKENERYFGLLHVEAVNGENPETAAERLHFAALTPLYPQKKLVLETPSPSKLSTRLMDLLAPVGFGQRGLIVAPPKAGKTLLLKEIANSISTNHPDVELFVLLIDERPEEVTDMQRSVKGEVIASTFDELPENHIKVAELVLERAQRLVEHKKDVVILLDSITRLARAYNLVVPPTGRTLSGGIDPGAFHRPKRFFGAARNIEEGGSLTILATALVETGSRMDEVIYEEFKGTGNHEIHLDRKLAERRIFPAIDIRRSGTRREEMLLTKEELDKVWAIRKNMNESHDYVEAFLKKLGDTKTNQEFLDTLDTGSSAPQSGGGSSRRVKHSVS; via the coding sequence ATGGATATGCACTTGGCGCAACTCGAAGCGCTTAAGCTTACCGAGCTGTACAAGCTGGCCAAGAAGCACCAGATTCCGTATTACGGTCAGCTCAAGAAGAAGGAACTTATATTTGCAATTTTACGGGCGCAGGCGGAGCAGAGCGGTCTCATGTTCATGCAAGGCGTGCTTGATATTCTCCAGGAAGGCTTCGGCTTCCTCCGCCCGATCAACTACCTCCCCAGCGCAGAAGACATTTACATTTCCGCTTCTCAGATCCGCAGATTCGATCTCAGATCCGGCGATATCGTATCGGGGAAGTGCCGGCCCCCCAAGGAAAACGAACGTTACTTCGGTTTGCTGCACGTAGAGGCCGTCAACGGCGAGAATCCCGAAACGGCTGCGGAGCGTCTGCACTTCGCGGCTTTGACTCCCCTTTACCCGCAAAAGAAACTGGTTTTGGAAACTCCCTCTCCTTCCAAACTTTCCACTCGTCTGATGGACTTGCTTGCTCCTGTCGGTTTTGGACAGCGTGGGCTCATCGTAGCTCCTCCCAAAGCAGGGAAGACGCTGCTCCTGAAAGAAATCGCCAACAGCATTTCGACCAATCATCCCGACGTCGAGCTTTTCGTCCTGCTGATCGACGAGCGGCCGGAAGAAGTAACGGATATGCAGCGCTCCGTCAAGGGCGAGGTGATTGCATCCACCTTCGATGAGCTTCCGGAGAATCATATCAAGGTGGCGGAATTGGTGCTGGAGAGAGCACAGCGTCTTGTGGAGCACAAGAAAGACGTAGTGATTCTGCTCGACAGCATTACACGTTTGGCCCGTGCCTACAATCTGGTCGTCCCTCCGACAGGGCGCACCTTGTCCGGCGGTATCGATCCGGGGGCATTCCATCGCCCGAAGCGCTTCTTCGGCGCGGCCCGGAATATCGAAGAAGGCGGCAGCTTGACCATTCTGGCTACCGCGCTTGTCGAAACCGGTTCGCGGATGGACGAGGTCATCTATGAGGAATTCAAGGGAACAGGGAATCACGAGATCCATCTCGACCGCAAGCTGGCCGAGCGCCGGATCTTCCCTGCGATCGACATCCGCCGTTCGGGCACCCGGCGTGAGGAGATGCTCCTTACGAAGGAAGAGCTCGACAAGGTATGGGCGATCCGCAAAAATATGAACGAATCACACGATTATGTGGAAGCTTTCCTGAAGAAGCTCGGGGATACGAAGACGAATCAGGAATTCCTGGATACGCTGGATACCGGCAGCAGCGCGCCCCAATCGGGCGGCGGCTCTTCCCGTCGGGTGAAGCATTCCGTTTCCTAG
- the fba gene encoding class II fructose-1,6-bisphosphate aldolase, which produces MPLVSMNEFFPKAREKKFAVGQFNMNNLEFAQAITDAAQELNSPFIFGVSEGALKYMGIEYTVAIAEAAAKKSGLPIALHLDHGSSFEVAMKCIRAGFSSVMFDGSHYSFEENIRLTKEVVKAAHAMGVSVEGELGTIGGVEDDISVDEADASLAKPEEAIRFYEETGVDCLAIAVGTAHGMYAGEPNIRYDIIEKVSSQIPVPIVLHGGSGVPDEMIRQSIAAGVGKINVNTENQVACTQAIRDVLGKDAKVYDPRKYLTPARKAMVEVVKSKIELFGSANQA; this is translated from the coding sequence ATGCCACTCGTTTCAATGAACGAATTTTTCCCTAAGGCAAGAGAGAAGAAATTCGCCGTAGGCCAGTTCAACATGAACAACCTGGAGTTCGCTCAGGCTATCACCGATGCTGCTCAAGAGCTCAACTCCCCGTTCATCTTTGGTGTATCCGAAGGCGCTCTGAAATACATGGGCATCGAATACACGGTTGCCATCGCAGAAGCTGCGGCAAAGAAGTCCGGTCTGCCAATCGCACTGCACCTCGACCACGGCAGCTCGTTTGAAGTGGCAATGAAGTGTATCCGTGCAGGCTTCAGCTCCGTTATGTTCGACGGTTCCCACTATTCCTTCGAAGAGAACATCCGCCTGACGAAAGAAGTCGTTAAAGCGGCTCACGCGATGGGCGTTTCCGTAGAAGGCGAGCTGGGCACAATCGGCGGCGTAGAGGATGACATCTCCGTGGATGAGGCTGACGCAAGTTTGGCCAAGCCTGAAGAGGCAATCCGTTTCTACGAAGAAACCGGCGTAGACTGTCTGGCTATTGCAGTAGGTACGGCACACGGCATGTATGCCGGCGAGCCTAACATCCGTTACGACATCATCGAGAAGGTATCTTCCCAGATTCCGGTGCCTATCGTCCTTCACGGCGGTTCCGGCGTACCGGACGAGATGATCCGTCAATCGATCGCAGCAGGCGTTGGCAAGATCAACGTTAACACCGAGAACCAGGTAGCTTGCACGCAGGCAATCCGCGATGTGCTCGGCAAAGATGCGAAAGTGTACGACCCTCGCAAATACCTCACTCCTGCCCGCAAAGCCATGGTTGAAGTGGTTAAATCCAAAATCGAACTGTTCGGCAGCGCCAACCAAGCTTAA
- a CDS encoding response regulator, with protein MKKKLLIVDDQNGIRILLMEVFSSEGYETYQASNGKLALEIVRNVSPDLVLLDMKIPGMDGLDILKHIKSIDSSIKVIMMTAYGELDMIKEATDLGAIMHFTKPFDIDELRQAVNGQLRSPNNSSYAVGS; from the coding sequence ATGAAGAAGAAGCTGCTTATCGTGGACGATCAGAATGGGATCCGTATCTTGCTGATGGAAGTGTTCAGCAGTGAAGGGTATGAAACATATCAGGCATCCAACGGCAAGCTTGCGCTCGAGATCGTGCGTAACGTATCGCCGGATCTGGTTCTTCTGGATATGAAGATTCCCGGGATGGACGGCCTGGACATCCTCAAGCATATCAAAAGTATCGATTCCTCGATCAAAGTGATCATGATGACGGCCTACGGCGAGCTCGATATGATCAAAGAAGCGACCGATCTCGGGGCCATTATGCATTTCACGAAGCCGTTCGACATTGACGAACTTCGTCAGGCGGTGAACGGCCAGCTGCGTTCTCCTAATAATAGTTCCTATGCTGTGGGATCCTGA
- a CDS encoding CTP synthase produces MTKYIFVTGGVVSSLGKGITAASLGRLLKNRGLKVTIQKFDPYINVDPGTMSPYQHGEVFVTDDGAETDLDLGHYERFIDINLSKNSNVTTGKIYSSVIAKERRGEYLGGTVQVIPHITNEIKERVFRAGREAHSDVVITEIGGTVGDIESLPFLEAIRQIKSDIGRENVMYIHCTLIPYLKAAGEAKTKPTQHSVKELRSLGIQPHVVVCRTEQPLAEDMKRKLALFCDIDAGAVIECRDAETLYEVPMMLREQGLDEIVVNHLKLKAGEPDMVEWEALVQRVKNLKDTTEIAIVGKYVALHDAYLSIVESLGHAGIDCNTEVKIRWVNAEEVFDHNVAELLSGVQGILVPGGFGDRGIEGKVSAIRYARENRIPFFGICLGMQVAVVEYARSVVGLQGANSSEINPTTAYPVIDLLPEQKDIEDLGGTMRLGLYPCKLKEGSLAMRCYDDELVYERHRHRYEFNNEYRDMIESAGLQISGTSPDGRLVEIVECPDHPWFLAVQFHPEFTSRPNRPQPLFKHFVQAAYSISR; encoded by the coding sequence ATGACAAAGTATATTTTTGTGACCGGCGGCGTGGTTTCCTCGCTGGGCAAAGGGATTACCGCTGCGTCGCTCGGACGCCTGCTGAAGAACCGCGGCCTGAAGGTGACCATTCAGAAGTTCGACCCGTACATCAACGTGGACCCGGGAACCATGAGCCCGTACCAGCACGGTGAAGTGTTCGTGACCGATGACGGCGCGGAGACGGACCTCGACCTCGGGCACTACGAGCGTTTCATCGATATCAACCTGTCGAAGAACAGCAACGTAACGACCGGTAAGATCTACTCCTCCGTAATCGCCAAAGAGCGCCGCGGCGAATACCTCGGCGGTACGGTGCAGGTCATCCCGCACATCACCAACGAGATCAAGGAGCGGGTGTTCCGCGCGGGCCGCGAAGCGCATTCCGATGTGGTCATTACCGAGATCGGCGGCACCGTCGGGGATATCGAGAGCCTGCCGTTCCTCGAAGCGATCCGCCAGATCAAGAGCGACATCGGCCGCGAGAACGTGATGTATATTCACTGTACGCTGATTCCTTACCTCAAGGCTGCGGGCGAAGCCAAGACGAAGCCGACGCAGCACAGCGTGAAGGAACTGCGCAGCCTGGGGATCCAGCCGCATGTTGTCGTCTGCCGTACGGAGCAGCCGCTGGCCGAAGACATGAAGCGCAAGCTGGCGCTGTTCTGTGATATCGACGCGGGTGCGGTCATCGAATGCCGCGACGCCGAGACGCTGTACGAAGTGCCGATGATGCTCCGTGAGCAGGGGCTCGACGAGATCGTCGTCAACCACCTGAAGCTCAAAGCCGGCGAGCCGGACATGGTGGAGTGGGAAGCGCTGGTACAGCGTGTGAAGAACCTGAAGGACACGACGGAGATTGCGATTGTCGGTAAGTATGTCGCACTGCATGACGCCTACCTGTCGATCGTGGAATCGCTCGGCCATGCGGGCATCGACTGCAATACCGAGGTCAAGATCCGCTGGGTCAACGCAGAAGAAGTGTTCGACCACAATGTCGCCGAGCTTCTCTCCGGCGTTCAGGGCATTCTCGTACCGGGCGGCTTCGGGGACCGGGGGATCGAGGGCAAGGTATCGGCGATCCGTTATGCCCGTGAGAACCGCATTCCGTTCTTCGGCATCTGCCTGGGGATGCAGGTAGCGGTGGTGGAATACGCGCGTTCGGTTGTCGGTCTGCAGGGGGCTAACTCCTCCGAGATCAACCCGACCACGGCATATCCGGTCATTGACCTGCTTCCGGAACAGAAGGATATCGAGGATCTGGGCGGTACGATGCGTCTGGGACTCTACCCTTGCAAGCTTAAGGAAGGCTCCCTGGCTATGCGCTGCTACGATGACGAGCTGGTATACGAGCGCCACCGCCACCGGTATGAGTTCAACAACGAGTACCGCGACATGATTGAATCCGCAGGCCTGCAGATTTCCGGGACGAGCCCGGACGGCAGACTCGTGGAGATTGTCGAGTGCCCGGACCATCCTTGGTTCCTCGCGGTGCAGTTCCATCCGGAATTCACCTCGCGTCCGAACCGTCCGCAGCCGCTCTTCAAGCATTTCGTACAGGCGGCTTACAGCATCAGCCGTTAA